Proteins from a single region of Acidianus ambivalens:
- a CDS encoding DUF2203 domain-containing protein, translating into MIYFDLNTANSLLPWIKEKIKELRQTRLQIEEALVKGEKEALSEGAKKIDKIIKEITSQGIIIRDPDLGILDFPAVINGRPAYLCWKDGEEKISFWHYVEEGFAGRKRITGKEDILSYT; encoded by the coding sequence ATGATCTACTTTGATTTAAACACTGCTAATTCTTTACTCCCCTGGATAAAGGAAAAGATAAAAGAACTTAGACAGACTAGATTGCAAATTGAAGAGGCATTAGTCAAAGGAGAGAAAGAGGCATTAAGCGAAGGTGCTAAAAAGATAGATAAGATAATTAAGGAAATAACGTCCCAGGGAATAATAATAAGAGATCCGGATTTAGGAATACTTGATTTTCCTGCAGTAATAAATGGAAGGCCTGCTTACCTATGTTGGAAAGATGGAGAAGAAAAGATAAGTTTTTGGCACTACGTAGAAGAGGGATTTGCTGGAAGGAAGAGAATAACTGGAAAAGAAGACATTTTAAGCTATACTTGA